The Calditrichota bacterium genome segment GTTCTCCATAAGACTGTTCTTCATCACAATGGTCAGCACCGCGAAACTGCCTACCAGATAGGCAACGATCGGCAGGACGGTGTGATGGAGTTGATCGAGCACCTGGTCCCACCAGGAGAGGTCATACCAGTTAGGGCTGCGGAATTCCCCCAACGGGAAGACGTCGAAGAACGACCCTCCGCCAAGCAGCACCAGCAGCACCAACCCGGCAAGCCAGCCCGGAGTCGAATATCCGATGAAGACCGCAACGCTCGACATGACGTCGAACTTCGACCCGGCTTTCACCGCTTTCATCACTCCCAGTGGAATACAGATCGTGTAACTTATCAGAAACCCGATCAAGCCGAAATAGATTGAAACCGGGAAACGTTCCTTGATGACGTCCCAGACCGGCTCGGCGAAGGTATAGGAATGCCCCAGATCGAGGTGCAATAGATTCCAGACCCAGATGCCGTAGCGCACGAGGATAGGCTTGTCGAGTTGATAGAAGCGTTTCATTTCGGCGAGCGCTTCCTCGGGGATGGAGACCTCGCCAGCCATGCTCCCGACCCCCCCGCCGGCTTCACCGGCGAGTCCCATCTTCAGTTTCATGATCTCCTGCTCGAGTGGCCCGCCGGGGACGATCTGCAGGATGCAGAAGAC includes the following:
- a CDS encoding ABC transporter permease subunit gives rise to the protein MASYFLRRFLLVIPTFFGITILVFCILQIVPGGPLEQEIMKLKMGLAGEAGGGVGSMAGEVSIPEEALAEMKRFYQLDKPILVRYGIWVWNLLHLDLGHSYTFAEPVWDVIKERFPVSIYFGLIGFLISYTICIPLGVMKAVKAGSKFDVMSSVAVFIGYSTPGWLAGLVLLVLLGGGSFFDVFPLGEFRSPNWYDLSWWDQVLDQLHHTVLPIVAYLVGSFAVLTIVMKNSLMENVGQDYVRTAFAKGLPERRVIFVHALRNSLIPIATGIGHVVSLVFAGSMLIERTFNINGMGLLTYNAIIQRDYPITLGFLAIGAVLGLIGNILSDICYALIDPRIRFK